CGGCTGCGGTGACAGGCGACGCACGGGATCGAGAAGGGCTCTGCGGCCCGCTGCGCGCGTTGCCGCGGGCCCGATCAGGCCGTTCCGCGGACGCTGGCGGCCACCGCCTCGTCGGACACTGGTCGCCGGCATGATCCCGACCTGGGGTCACGGACGGTCACATGGACGCGGCCAGACAAGTCCCCCCTCAGGTGGCTGCCAGTGGGGAATCCGAAGCGGCCACTGACACATTGCCGACCAACCGAGCACAAACAGGCCTGACCGGTCCATTGCTGAGACACCATCCGCTGACCGAACATGATCGTTTGGCTCGGGTCGGGTGGGCATGAATTCTGGCTGCCGATTGACCGCTGCAGCCTGCCGGGCGCGGCGCAGCCCGCGCCGACGCCGCACAGGACAGGTGCTGATCGCCCGGTTCGCCGTGCGGCCGTGCTCGCCGCGCGGACAGTGCTACGGTTCCGGTAGGCGAAGTGCGGCGTCGGAACGCTTCGCCCGTCACTGCGGTGGCCCTGAGGCGCGAGTACCGGAACGCATCCGGTCGAGGTTGAGCGCCCTGTGGCACCGCGTTGCACGTCAGCCGGGTTGTAACCGGTTCCTGCTCGTTTCGCGGGTCGCCGACGTGCCTGTGCTCACCCTCGCCGGGGCTGATCTTGCGAGAGGAGCACATCATGACCACTCTGGTCATCGGAGCCCGAGGCGGCATCGGTCGTCATGTCGTCGACCAGCTGCTCGCTGTCGGTGAACCCGTTCGTGCCTCGGTGCGCGACCCGCGGTCTGGCTCCGACCTGCCCGCCGCGGCCGAAGTCGTGACCGCCGACCTCACCCGGCCCGACACGCTGCGCCCCGCTCTCGACGGCGTGCGCAGGGTGTTTCTCTACGCCCCGCCGGCCAGCGCCGAAGGCTTTGCCACGGTGGCAGCAGAGGCGGGCCTTGAGCGCGTCGTGCTGCTCTCCTCCGGCAGTGTTCTGCTGCCGGGCATGGAGCACAACGCGATCGCCCAGGAGCACCGTGCGGTCGAGGCCGCACTGTCGGACGCCGGCCTGCCCTGGACGCCGGTGCGGCCCCTGGTCCTGGCAAGTAACAGCCTGCGCTGGGCGGAGTCGATCAGGTCGAGCGGCACGGTGCGGCTGGTCCACCCCGACGCCGTCACAGCGCCGGTCCACGAACGCGACGTCGCCGCCGTCGCGGTCACGGCACTGGGCATCGGCGCCGAGGACGCCGTCACGACCGCTCCAACGAGCGCGGCCATGCTGACAGGACCCGAACTGATCTCGCAGCGCCGTCAGGTGGAACAGATCGGGCAGGCGATCGGCAGGAGGCTGCGTATCGAGGAACTGTCCCCGGACCAGGCCCGCGAGCACTACGGTCGCTTTTCCGATCCAGCAACTGTCGATGCGAT
This genomic interval from Streptomyces sp. NBC_00557 contains the following:
- a CDS encoding NAD(P)H-binding protein; amino-acid sequence: MTTLVIGARGGIGRHVVDQLLAVGEPVRASVRDPRSGSDLPAAAEVVTADLTRPDTLRPALDGVRRVFLYAPPASAEGFATVAAEAGLERVVLLSSGSVLLPGMEHNAIAQEHRAVEAALSDAGLPWTPVRPLVLASNSLRWAESIRSSGTVRLVHPDAVTAPVHERDVAAVAVTALGIGAEDAVTTAPTSAAMLTGPELISQRRQVEQIGQAIGRRLRIEELSPDQAREHYGRFSDPATVDAILQFLSLAATGGSPCTPTARRVLGRPGHSFAQWARDHAKDFG